The genomic region TAATCAATCTTATAAAATGCGGATGGCAGTTGCTTACGGTTTGGAACGATTTTGGGGCGAACATCTGCGTTTGGCTGGTAAAGAAAAAAATAAATCGATTTTCTGGAAGGAAACATGGGACGCACTACAGAAAATCATGAAAAATGCAGGAGTGACAATTCCTAACGATCGAGTCAATCCTGACAATACACAACAAATTCAAAGTATGTCTGAAAAACTTTGGAAATTATCATTAGAGGACCAACGAGTTACTTTAGCTGTCCTAACTCAACTTTGCGATTGCATAGTTTGGTGGACTCAACGATATAAAGGAGGGAAAAATGAGACAGATTCCTGATGCCTATAAAAAAGTTCCGATGATGTTTCGATCGCCAATTCCCGGGCGTTCTCAATTACAATATCTCGACAAAGATAAAAAGAAAGCGCGTGAAGCGCAAGACGTTGAAAAGTGGGTTAGTGAATGGACAGATAAATCACAACTCATTCCAGAAGAAAATGCACGGGATGTAGAGACTGAAACATTTCAAGCGAAGTCTTATCAAGTGTCTTGGCGTTTTGTGACGAATGGGGGGCAAGATGATGGGATCGTTCGTCCTGTCATTGGCGCTTCGGGAATCCCTTTTTACCCAGGGAGCAGCATGAAAGGTGCATTTCGGCAAGCTTGCGAACAGGCAGAACAACTAGGAGAAATTCCGGAAGGAACTTGCAATATTTATTGTGGTAATGAAACAGATATTACCCCAGGATGTTTGAGGTTTGAAGGTGCTTATCCTACCAACGATTGGAGAGAAGGTTTACTTGACTTAGTTCACCCTCAGCAAGGTTGGCAAGTCATAACTCCTGACACTAACAAGAAACCAAATGGGGAAAGTGCATATGCTCAAATTTCTCTAGACCGACCCACTTTAAGGTTTGCAATTTCCAGTGCTAAGCCGTTGTCCTCGCAACAGTGGGAACAAATTTGGCAGATTTGGGAAAAAGCGATCGCCTCTGGATTGGGGTCAAAAGTTTCTGGGGGGTACGGTCAAATCAATCAAACATCTCATCGTATTCTTTATAAAGCCAAGCTAAAAGGTCAAGGCCAAGCCGCTAAATTGATTGATGAAACTGGAGAATTTCGCCCTAATATTTTTCGGGCGGCACTTCGAGGTCATGCTTTAAGAATTTTTGGAGGCTTGACAGATGAAAGCACGGCACAAAATCTAGTTCAACATTTATTTGGAGGCATTCAAGGAAATGAACCGACCGTCGGACTCTTAGGATTTCAATTTCAACCTTCACAACTGGAAATTGAATCTTTTGGTTCGGGTCAATACGCTCAACCTACTTATGATGTAAAAGGTGAACTTATTTGGTTTCTAACTCGACCAATTGCCGACCCAAACCAAGAAAGAAGATTAAAAAATCTAGTCGCTAGATTAATGCAATTTGCCATGATTTTTGGGGGCTTTGGCAAATCATGGCGCCGTGTCGATCATCGAATATTCTTTGAAGAATATTATGAGGACACATATAAAGCTTTAATTGGTTGTCATTGGCAATGGTTAGACAAATCAACAAAACGACGCAATGTTAAAGTAGGTCGAACAGAAAAAATCGCTGAATTTATAGATCGGGTTCGAGATACTGCGAGAGAATGGATTCAATGTCAAAATCAGCCGCTCAATGAAAACCAATGGGCTAGCGATTGGCGAGAAGCTTGGCATCCCAGGAATGTTCAAGTTTGGGGTCGTGTCGCAGAGGATATGGATGACAGTGTAGCAGTACATTGGTTTCACAAGTCCTATCAACAAAGAATTCAAGGTATACAGTCAGAAGGCTCGATCTACAAGTCATCGGTAACCGGAAAACTTGGCCAAATCAGCTTAATTTGGCATCGAATGTATCCTGTTATCCTGGTCAAAAAGAATCCTGAAGATCCAAAACAGCCAATTGTCAAAAATACTTGTCGTTATTTGGAACTTATTACAATTTTTCCAGATAACTCTAAAGAATGCGATCGGTTTTTAGAGTTTTTGCATACTCATCCTGAAAATTTTCAATTATTGTGGGGAGAATAAGGTTATGAATTTGTGGATTGTAACGATTGGCAGTAGTGACATTCAACTCCATAGCGATGCAACTAACAAACAGCAAGGAAGAAGTCAGGGAGAAATGAGTGATGAAATTTGGTCATATTGGTATGAAGATGGGATTAAAAATGAACATTGCTATAGTGTTGTTTTTGAACCCAAGCGAGCTTTTGAAGATAAGGATGAGAATTATCGAATTGCATCTAGAGTGCTGGGAAATGTTTATGAACTCTCTGATGAAGACACCCGAACAGAAATTTTTGATTACTTAACATTTCCATTGTTGAGTAAGTTTATTAAAAGGCTCCAAAGCATAGACGTTCCTAATAAGATCGCGTTATTGCTTACCGATCAATCTCAAATCTTTAGTAGCGAAGAACAACGACAGGATATAAAATCCCCTTACTGGGATGATACTTGCAAGTTAGAACCCATTCTCAAACGTTATTTTGAGAAAGAGTTTCCCAATGTGGAGTTGGAGTTAATGACTTTAAAATTAACTCCTGACGAACAACCGGGGTTAGATGATTGGAATAAGGTTTTAGAACTCGTTCAAACTGAATTAGATGCCATCAAAATTGAGCCGGATACAGTTTATGTCAGTCATCAAGCAGGAACTCCGGCAATTTCTTCCGCCGTTCAGTTTATGAGCTTGGCTCGTTTCCGAAATAACGTACAGTTTCTTGTCAGCAATGAGTATACTCAGCAAACTCGTACAATTTATCGCTCAACTTATCTAGGAGCAATTCAACGTCAAGAAGCGCAAGCATTATTAGAGCAGCATAATTATGCTGGTATTCGGAATATTTTAGGATTGACAGCCGATTCATTGGATGAAAAAGCTAAGTCCATTAAGTATTTACTAGATGCGGCTGAGCAATGGAATTTTGCAGAATTTCAGAAATTTAAAACGATTGTCCAAAAACGTAAATTACTGGAAATCAAAGAATTTCCTTGGTACCAATCTGGCTATGAATCAGCTTATCTTGCTGTCGTGCGTCTCGAACAAGGAAGTACAGTTGATGCTTTGTTTCACAGTTTCCGAGCTGCAGAAGGTTCTATTAGTAAGTTTCTAGAAAAACGTTATCAGTCTCATATTTATAGAGATCCAAACCATGGACCTCAAGTCGAAATCTCGATTCGTCAAGAATTGCCCAACTATTTCAACTCACTTTCTCAGCCCAATAAACACAAGTTTGAAAGGCATCAAAAGATCGGTTTATATGGAGATCCTTTATATGACTTATTTAAGGAAGCTCGAACCGAAGCAAAGAATCATCCAGATATAAAAGTTGTTTGGGAAGTTGCTAAAAGCGAAAGAAATAACTTATTTCATCGGTTGGATGGCTTACAAGAATCTGAATTGTTCGGAATTTGGAATACTGCAACAGAAATAGATTGGAAAGCAAGATTATTGGCTTGTCTTAACTTTATCGCTAAAGATGAGCTTGCAGAACCTTTTTCTTCCCTTGAGGAAGCGAGTTTTATGGCTCAACTACACGATCGACTTCGAGAGAAGATCGCATCTTTTTAATCAGTTATTGGGCGATCGATAATTTACCATTAATTCGTGTAAACTCTCTCCCAATGGGGTCTAGAGATTTTGCAAAATGAATTAGCCCAAGCACAACTCGCTTAGTTTTCACTTTTCGCTTTTTGGGGAAGACGATCGCCATTCTCTACTGTCATGAGATCGCCTCCCCCCCTTCATCTCATCGAGGCATCTTTACGCGCCTCTTTCCAGCTTTTTACCAATCAAATAGGAGTACCTTAATGTACTTGACTTATCGTTCCGCGTTGGTTCGTAACATTTCTGTTGCCGCTCTCAATGGTTTGATTACGTTAGTCATTTTGCTGATTGCCCCATTAGGGTTAGCTGCGGTAATTGGCAATACTTTTTTAATTACCCTCGCCAGTTTCTTCACCGGAACCTTTGCCGATGTCGTCGTTCGTTATTTGCAACCGAGTCATCCCCCTCGCTCGGTTGCAGCCAGCTTGGAGAATGACTCGGCTCTCGGACAACGCCACCCCAACCACCTCGACCACCAATGAGAGCGCTGTATGTTTCCGAGCAAGGGTGTTATTTATCCTTGAATGACCAACTCGTGCGAGTTAAGCGCCAAGAGACCCTGTATGCCGAAGTACAACTTCCCTTGCTCCAAATGATTTTGATTTTCGGCAAATCGCAAGTGACGACCCAAGTGATTCGGGCTTGTCTCTGGCGCAATATTCCCATCGTCTACCTGTCTCGCATGGGATATTGCTACGGGCGCATTTTGCCCATCGAACGGGGCTACCGACAACTCGCACGCTATCAAGACGACCTCACCCTTAGCGACCGCTTGCAAGTCGCTCGCGAAATCGTCTGCACCAAATTGCGTAATTCTCGTACTGTTTTGATGCGACAACACCGCCGTCAACCTTCGTCTTCTTTAGATTTGGTGATTCAATCCCTAGCCGTACTCGTCGAAAAAGTACGTCAAGCCGACAACATCCCCCGGATTATGGGTTTGGAAGGAGCGGGAGCCGCTCAATATTTCTCAGCTTTTGGCGATTGTCTCAGTTCTGATGAGTTCATTTTTGGAGATCGTTCTCGTCGCCCGCCCGGAAATCCCGTCAATGCCTTACTGAGTTTTGGCTATCAAGTCTTGTGGAATCACTTACTGGCTTTGATTGAAGTTCACGGACTCGATCCTTATGTTGCTTGTTTGCACGAAGGTCATCGCTCTCATGCGGCTTTGGCTTCCGATTTACTCGAAGAATTTCGTGCTCCTTTCATTGATGCGTTCGTGATGTATTTAATTAATCGCAAGATGATGGACGTTCGTGATGATTTTGTTTACCACAATGGAGGCTGTTATCTCAATGATGTCGGACGAGTTAAATATCTGAAAGCTTTTGTCAAACGGATGGAGGAAACTATTACCGATGAGTTTGGGGAAAGTCAACCGAAATGGGATTTGCTCAATCAACAGGTCAAAGCTTTCAAACAATTCGTTTATGACCCCGTGAAACAACCTTATGTTGCCTACCAAATTCGCTAATGTTGTTGTATGTTATCGTTTACGACCTTCCAGACAATAAGCGGCGTCAGAAAATCCACGACTTGTTAGAAGGATACGGACAATGGGTACAGTATTCGACCTTTGAATGTTGGCTCAGTTCTGACAAATACGCAGAACTCCAAAAACGGTTGCGTTGCCAACTTAATTTGGATGAAGACAGTATTCGATTCTATCCTCTTTCGCGGCATACAGTCGCTCAAGTCGAAACCTGGGGCATCGGTCCGCCTTTATGGAAAATGCCCGGTTCTACAATTGTCTGACTCTCCTGCGAGGCTCGTCTCAAATCCCTGAAATGCCCAATCTTCGTTACGAGCCTCGATCCTTTGTCTGTCAAGCCTTTGAGCCTTCTTCCCTCCTCTCTTTTGGGCCGAATGTCATGACAAAATGGCTGAGGCTCGCAAACCGCCTCTGGACATCTGACCGCATAAGGGTTTCAATAGAGGGGGTCCCCACTCGCTGGGGAAACTAATTGAATGGAAACTATCCCATCGGACTAGGTTTAATCTCATGCTTCTCGTCCCCACTCGCTGGGGAAACTAATTGAATGGAAACTCGGCTTTGGCCTATCATCAAAAGGTGCAGGATTGTCCCCACTCGCTGGGGAAACTAATTGAATGGAAACCCTCGATGTTTGCACCCTCTAAATTAACGCCTTCGAGATTGGGTCCCCACTCGCTGGGGAAACTAATTGAATGGAAACCTGACATCAACGTCAATTTTCACCTTATTCTGATCCTGAGGTCCCCACTCGCTGGGGAAACTAATTGAATGGAAACCTCCCCGATAGAACTCCTTGTTCGACCGCCGCGAGCCGTCGGTCCCCACTCGCTGGGGAAACTAATTGAATGGAAACAGCTGAGATCGGCACCCTCTAAGCATGCGTCACTCGTCCCCACTCGCTGGGGAAACTAATTGAATGGAAACGCCTTCCGTAAGTCTACACCACGTAAGAAGGCGCGGTCGAGGATCGCACCGCTCAGGTTGGCTCCCCGGAGAGTCCCCACTCGCTGGGGAAACTAATTGAATGGAAACGTTAAGGTGTCTTTCAGAGAAAGCAGGACGCTCGCGGGTCCCCACTCGCTGGGGAAACTAATTGAATGGAAACCCCTGAGAGGTTTACACCTGAAAGATCTGAATTGCTGAGTCCCCACTCGCTGGGGAAACTAATTGAATGGAAACCATACTACGAATTCGAAGATTTCCTCGCTCTGCCATTCCTGGTCCCCACTCGCTGGGGAAACTAATTGAATGGAAACATACCTTCACGGTCTGGCTCCTGAGGGCAGATGTTAAGTCCCCACTCGCTGGGGAAACTAATTGAATGGAAACAGGCCACCTGGGCCGCTAAGTCCAGCATGTTTGAGGGAGTCCCCACTCGCTGGGGAAACTAATTGAATGGAAACTTTAATGCTCGGAGGTCTATGCCCCCGTACAGCCGAGCCTCTGGTCCCCACTCGCTGGGGAAACTAATTGAATGGAAACGGATATGAAACTCTTGATGTTTTATCTCCGAAAGTATGTCCCCACTCGCTGGGGAAACTAATTGAATGGAAACTCTGGGAGGCAGGCGAACGCCCGAAGGATCTCCTCCTGAAGGAGGGAGTCCCCACTCGCTGGGGAAACTAATTGAATGGAAACCTCATTCCAAACTTTCCTTTTTTGTTCGTGTAACTCAAATATAGAGTCCCCACTCGCTGGGGAAACTAATTGAATGGAAACGAGGTCAGCGCCCCGGAGGTCAGCGCCCCGGAGATCGGGTCCCCACTCGCTGGGGAAACTAATTGAATGGAAACGAAAGAACCGCAATGTTTGAGAGAGAGATATCTAGAGTCCCCACTCGCTGGGGAAACTAATTGAATGGAAACTCAGAATCTTTAAAGTAGCCCATTGGTTTTCCTGGTTCAGTGTCCCCACTCGCTGGGGAAACTAATTGAATGGAAACATAATATAATCGATCTTCGATTCCGCTATTTCTCGAGTCCCCACTCGCTGGGGAAACTAATTGAATGGAAACGAAGAAGTGTTAGTAACTCCTGGGCTTTATCATTAGAGTCCCCACTCGCTGGGGAAACTAATTGAATGGAAACTATTCGACCTAACGTGTGGAACTCATTTATTAGAATTAAAAGTCCCCACTCGCTGGGGAAACTAATTGAATGGAAACATTTCTCGGAGGTATTCATCCTGGATTTGATTCAGTCCCCACTCGCTGGGGAAACTAATTGAATGGAAACAATACTTTCGTATCCGCCAGTTCTGCTTCAGTGTCCCCACTCGCTGGGGAAACTAATTGAATGGAAACTTGATGAAGTCAGCAACATCTTCATACTCCAGAGGCTTCTCCCCTAGTCCCCACTCGCTGGGGAAACTAATTGAATGGAAACAATAACTTATCAATATTCCATCCGTATCATTCTAAGTCCCCACTCGCTGGGGAAACTAATTGAATGGAAACCTCCTCAAAGAGTTTCTCCCGGTTTTGTACTCCGGATTGGATGAGTCC from Oxynema aestuarii AP17 harbors:
- the cas2 gene encoding CRISPR-associated endonuclease Cas2, whose product is MLLYVIVYDLPDNKRRQKIHDLLEGYGQWVQYSTFECWLSSDKYAELQKRLRCQLNLDEDSIRFYPLSRHTVAQVETWGIGPPLWKMPGSTIV
- the csx18 gene encoding CRISPR-associated protein Csx18; protein product: MYLTYRSALVRNISVAALNGLITLVILLIAPLGLAAVIGNTFLITLASFFTGTFADVVVRYLQPSHPPRSVAASLENDSALGQRHPNHLDHQ
- the cas1 gene encoding CRISPR-associated endonuclease Cas1 — its product is MRALYVSEQGCYLSLNDQLVRVKRQETLYAEVQLPLLQMILIFGKSQVTTQVIRACLWRNIPIVYLSRMGYCYGRILPIERGYRQLARYQDDLTLSDRLQVAREIVCTKLRNSRTVLMRQHRRQPSSSLDLVIQSLAVLVEKVRQADNIPRIMGLEGAGAAQYFSAFGDCLSSDEFIFGDRSRRPPGNPVNALLSFGYQVLWNHLLALIEVHGLDPYVACLHEGHRSHAALASDLLEEFRAPFIDAFVMYLINRKMMDVRDDFVYHNGGCYLNDVGRVKYLKAFVKRMEETITDEFGESQPKWDLLNQQVKAFKQFVYDPVKQPYVAYQIR
- a CDS encoding RAMP superfamily CRISPR-associated protein, whose protein sequence is MRQIPDAYKKVPMMFRSPIPGRSQLQYLDKDKKKAREAQDVEKWVSEWTDKSQLIPEENARDVETETFQAKSYQVSWRFVTNGGQDDGIVRPVIGASGIPFYPGSSMKGAFRQACEQAEQLGEIPEGTCNIYCGNETDITPGCLRFEGAYPTNDWREGLLDLVHPQQGWQVITPDTNKKPNGESAYAQISLDRPTLRFAISSAKPLSSQQWEQIWQIWEKAIASGLGSKVSGGYGQINQTSHRILYKAKLKGQGQAAKLIDETGEFRPNIFRAALRGHALRIFGGLTDESTAQNLVQHLFGGIQGNEPTVGLLGFQFQPSQLEIESFGSGQYAQPTYDVKGELIWFLTRPIADPNQERRLKNLVARLMQFAMIFGGFGKSWRRVDHRIFFEEYYEDTYKALIGCHWQWLDKSTKRRNVKVGRTEKIAEFIDRVRDTAREWIQCQNQPLNENQWASDWREAWHPRNVQVWGRVAEDMDDSVAVHWFHKSYQQRIQGIQSEGSIYKSSVTGKLGQISLIWHRMYPVILVKKNPEDPKQPIVKNTCRYLELITIFPDNSKECDRFLEFLHTHPENFQLLWGE